One genomic window of Onychomys torridus unplaced genomic scaffold, mOncTor1.1, whole genome shotgun sequence includes the following:
- the LOC118574998 gene encoding LOW QUALITY PROTEIN: WASH complex subunit 1-like (The sequence of the model RefSeq protein was modified relative to this genomic sequence to represent the inferred CDS: substituted 1 base at 1 genomic stop codon), translating to MEQLGGGGGEQQQTRTRNRIQSKHRPLDKRALQEKRKYFPVCVNTKSQPEDEAEEGLGGLPRNISSISSLLLFNTTEHLYKKYVFLDPLAGAGTKTHTMLGTEEEKLFDAPLSISKREQLGQQALENYFYVPDLGQVPEIDVPSYLPDLPGIADNLMYSADLGPGIAPSAPGVIPELPTFHTEVAEPFQTELEDGVLLAAPPPLPPPPPPPPGPTVVVSAPQPPVFPEVAAAPGHAAREEDISGSMAHSASVQGTPEEEVDPSSGRATLLESIRQAGGIGXANLRSVKERKLEKKKQKEQEQGEGTKDIAAATRLPVNPQEVPLWLP from the exons ATGgagcagctgggggggggggggggggagcaacaACAGACCAGGACAAGGAACAGGATCCAGAGCAAGCACCGCCCACTGGACAAGCGGGCCCTGCAG GAGAAGCGGAAATACTTTCCGGTGTGTGTGAACACCAAGTCACAGCCTGAGGATGAAGCAGAGGAGGGACTTGGGGGTCTTCCCCGCAACATCAGCTCCATCAGCTCCCTGCTGCTCTTCAACACCACAGAACATCT GTACAAGAAGTATGTTTTCCTGGACCCTCTGGCTGGCGCAGGAACAAAAACCCACACGATGCTGGGCACAGAAGAGGAGAAGTTGTTTGATGCCCCCCTGTCTATCAGCAAGCGAGAGCAGCTGGGGCAGCAG GCTCTGGAAAACTACTTCTATGTGCCAGACCTGGGTCAGGTTCCTGAGATCGATGTGCCCTCCTACCTACCTGACTTACCTGGAATCGCAGATAACCTCATGTACAGTGCGGACCTGGGGCCTGGCATTGCCCCCTCCGCTCCTGGTGTCATCCCAGAGCTGCCCACCTTCCACACAGAGGTAGCTGAACCTTTCCAG ACAGAGCTAGAGGATGGTGTGCTGCTggcagcaccaccaccactgccacctcccccaccacctccccCAGGTCCCACAGTGGTGGTCAGTGCCCCCCAACCACCAGTGTTCCCTGAAGTGGCGGCTGCACCTGGCCATGCTGCCAGGGAAGAAGATATTAGCGGCAGTATGGCCCACTCAG CCTCTGTTCAAGGAACTCCCGAGGAGGAGGTTGACCCCTCCAGTGGCCGGGCCACCCTACTGGAGTCCATCCGCCAAGCTGGGGGCATTGGCTAGGCCAACCTGCGCAGTGTGAAGGAACGCAAGctggagaagaagaaacagaaggaacaggagCAAGGTGAAGGCACCAAGGATATTGCTGCAGCAACCAGGCTCCCGGTCAACCCACAGGAAGTCCCCTTGTGGCTACCCTGA
- the LOC118574999 gene encoding ATP-dependent DNA helicase DDX11-like codes for MADESQEMGGIHFPFPFPPYPIQKDFMAELYKVLEAGKIGIFESATGTFSNIGPNLRMFQKDVFLRRNEKWQCLIKAPGEEIYVNTLLVPTKPAYTF; via the exons ATGGCTGACGAAAGCCAGGAGATGGGTGGCATCcattttcctttccccttcccaccCTATCCTATCCAGAAGGACTTCATGGCGGAGCTCTACAAGGTTTTGGAGGCTGGCAAGATTGGGATCTTCGAGAGTGCAACTGGCACA TTCAGTAACATTGGACCCAACCTGAGAATGTTCCAGAAGGATGTCTTCCTGAGGAGGAATGAAAAGTGGCAGTGTTTAATTAAAGCACCTGGTGAGGAAATATATGTGAATACCCTATTGGTCCCCACAAAACCAGCATAcacattt